Genomic segment of Paenibacillus polymyxa:
GGCGATATCATCACCTACACACTGGCTGTCTCCAACAATGGGATCAGTACAGCCAGTAATATAGTGGTTTCAGATATGATTGCGGCGGGAAGCTCCTTTGTGAATGGCAGTGTTACCATAAATGGAACTTCCTTCCCTGATGGAAACCCTGGCTTTGGCATTGCCATCGGTACGCTCGCTCCAGGAGCTGTTACTACCGTTACGTTCCAGGTTCGAGTCGACTTCTTGCCAACACCGGCACAATTAACTAATCAGGCATCCGTTAGCTTTACCAGCGGAGTATTTACTGGCAGCTCAACATCTAATGTGATAACCATTTCGGTCTTCCAGCCGATCCTGACAGCAGTCAAAACAAGCAATACCAATAATGCCACAGTCGGAGACATCATCACTTACACGATTGTCGTATCCAACACGGGTAACATTGCAGCCTCGACTACTGTAAGTGACAATATTCCAGACGGCTCTGTATTCCTTCCGAACACAGTCTCGATTAACGGCATTGCAGCTCCCGGTGCAAGCCCGGTTTCTGGCATCCCGACTCCAGCCATACCACCAGGACAATCGGCAACCGTCACTTTCCAAGTGCTGGTATCCTCCATCCCTGCAACCGTACTGCTGGTCGATCAGGCTGAGGTAGACTATCGCTTTAATGCACCAGATGGACGAGAGGCAGGCGGTTTCCATTTATCCAACATTGTTGAGGTAGCCGTGTCACCGCTAGACATCACATTAAGCAAAAGCGTAAGCTCACCTTTCGCCACTACTGGCGATACCTTGACGTATGAACTCGTGATCCTCAACGAGGATACGAATACCGTGCAAGATGCCCGTTTGCTGGACACTTTGCCAGAGGACATCGAGTTTATTACAGGTTCAGTTCAGATTAATGGATCTACGGTGGCAGAAAGCGATCCCGGCACTGGCATACCTTTGCCACCGTTAGAAGCGAATACCAAAACCGTCATATCCTTTGATGTCCGTATCACAGCGACAGAACAGCCAGGACCACGTACAAATCAGGCGCGCTTGTTACTCTCAAATGATGAAGAAGCGAGTGCCGTTTTGTCCAATGCTGTCACCATTGCCTTACTTCAGCCTGTGGTGAAACTGACGAAAACAGCCAGCACGGAGAGCGTACAGCCAGGCCAAAGCATCACCTATTCTATCGTCACAGAAAATACGGGAAATATCGGTGCGTTTGGCTTGTTAACGGACTCATTGCCATCGGAGCTTTCTTTTGCTCCTGACTCTGTTTCGGTTAATGGAATCCCTCAATATGGGGTCAGTCCAGGGCAAGGCATTGCCCTAGGTACCATCGCACCAGGAGAAAAAACGACTACCGTCTTCTCCGCGCTTGTCATTCGTGCCTCCGAGTCTGGCACACTGGTGAATCAAGCTTCGCTGGCTTACTCCTACCAGCTGCCGGACGGACGAAGCACGAATCTGGTAACTGCTTCACCTTCTGTCTCGGTTAAAGTAGCCCCTACTGCTAGAGGAGCCTTGTCAGCCGTGCTACGCACAACAGTGTCTACTGTCGCATTAGGGGATGCTGTACCTTATCAGCTGACTCTTGTTAACGATGGAGGCTCGGTCATTACCGATGTAGTATTAGCCGATTACGTACCGAATGGAACCATCATAAACCCGGATAGCTTGAGAATTAACGGTTCTCCACCTGCTGCTAGCAAGCCGGGTGAACCATTATTTATCGGCAGCTTACAGGCGGGACAGACAATGGATGTATCCTACAGCGTGAACGTTCAGTCTCTGCCTCTCGGAGGACGTCTAAACAATAGCGTACGGCTTCAATATGCTGGCAGTGACGGTGCGAGCGAGGTTACCAGCAACACCGTGACTATAACTGTTTTTGATCCACAGCTTGCCGCAAGTATCTCTACGGAAAATACGGAGGCCATCGCAGGAGAAACCCTTACTTATACGGTACTGCTCAACAACTTTGGCAACGTAACATCCGAAGTTACACTGCAACATTTCATTCCTGCCGGGACTCTATTGATTCCTGACAGCATACAGTTGAATGGTCAGTCACTGTCGGGAGTCGATCCTGCTGTCGGTGTTAGCCTTGGGTCTGTGGAACCCGGACAGTCATTGACACTGACTTATCAAGTGACCGTATTAGAGACGCCTCCATCCGGCTACATCGTAAATCAAGCTGCCTTCGCCTACTCGTTTACGTTACCTGGAGGAAGATTCGTATTGGGGACATTGAATACCAATACCGTAACGATCCCAGTTGTATTCCCACTGCTCGAATTAGTTAAAAAGGTGAGTACCACGGATGCCTCTGTAGGCGACACACTCACCTTCACCATACAGATTACTAACAAAGGGGGAATCACAGCGCAGTATCCGCTGTTCACAGACCCGTTGCCGCATGGACTCATTTATGTACCCAACAGCCTGACTATTCAAGAAAAAGCACAGCCAGGCGCTAATCCCGCTGCAGGTATCACGCTCCCGAATATTGCACCAGGGGAGACGCTCACCCTTACATTACAGGCACAAATCCGTGAAGCACCTGCAGATGGAACATTCAGCAACCAGGCCACCATCGAATATACCTCACGTCGTAGTGGAGGAGAGACCATTCAGGAAACCTCCCAGACCAACACCGTCGGCGTGACCGTTATTGCAGCCATCCCTAAACTTACGCTTAGCTCCAGCGCTTTGCGTGTTGGCCAAGAAGATACCCTGTCCTTTACCGTCCATGTGGAAAACATCGGAAACACCCCACTGGAAGAGCTCTTGCTCACTGCACCATTTGCAGCCGAAGATTTCATTTTGCTACGAACTGTCACCGTGAATTCTGTGCCACTTCCGCATCCTAACCTGCTCCAAGGTATTCCGTTAGGTCGGCTTGATCCAAACCACAAAGCAGTCATCGTATTCTCTTTCGACATCGAATCTGCGCTCCGCGCGTATCTGATCGCCCAGGTTATCCTGCGCTATCAATTCCGTTATCCAGACGGAAGCGTAGAGAAACAATCTGCCTCCTCCAATACCATTTTTGTGGAGATGGCTGACTTTGACGGTTCTCTAGAGTAAATGTTCTATTGTGTTAAGCTCCTTACCACTGGGTAAGGGGCTTTTTTATGTAATTAGAAAACATAAAAAAGCCCTGGAATATATTCCAGGGCAGTTGCTAGCGCGTTATCCATTGCTAACCATCTTACCAATTATGTAGGTCGGCTATGCCGGGGATGATTATAATTTGGTTACGTTAGCGGCTTGTGGTCCACGTGCGCCTTCGACAATGTCGAACTCCACGTCTTGTCCTTCTTCAAGTGTTTTGAAGCCTTCTGTTTGAATTGCGGAAAAATGTACAAATACGTCGCCGCCGTCAGATGTTTCAATGAAACCATAACCTTTTTCTGCGTTAAACCATTTTACTTTACCTTGCATGCACTAACATTCCCTTCGTCATCAAATGAAGTGAAGCTCTCGCCCACATTTCCGACTATACCACCCAAAGTTATCCATTGTCAATTGGAATTGATAATGTTTTCATTCATAGTTATTCCAATTTTACAAAGCGACCTATTCCTATAGATTGAAATGATATATTAGGCAAAAGAGTTTACTATACTTGTATAGTAAACTCTTTGTGAATGTTTGAAACTTCTAGGGGAAAAAACATTGAAAATTTTTGTTATTTCTTTTTTACCTAATTATAGTAAACTACCGTTGGCTGGGGCTCAATTCCTTTTGCATAGTAGTAATTCAAATTACTTACAAAATCAATTACTTTCTTTGTATCCAGATCATACACAAGAATGTCTGGATCTCCAGCCATATCAATAAAATCTAGGCGTCTAGGCGTAGTTCTGCCACTGGTGTCAACAAAAGAGGAACTGTGATACGGTGGGTTGCCAGAACTATATGCAGATTCAAAATAGGTAAAAAGCGTGTCTGCATTTAGAACAATCAGAACAGCATTATCCGAGCTTGCATAATTTGAGGTATACTTCACAGGCGTAGTGATACTTTTAATCCGAACATCTGATACATTATGACTCCTTGAAGAATAACTGCCCCCACTGGAAAAGTTGAATTCTCTTGACCATTCCAAATTCGGGTTTGCCACCGTTGTGTTGGCAATTTGGGTCCCATTCACCTTAATATCTCCATTTGGATACTCAATGACCGTATATAACAAATTGTTAGAGTAGGATGTTAGCTTGGCCGTCTTACCATTAATCGGTGTATCCGCTGGCGAGGCCGCATTCATGTGGATACTATAGCTTTCACCTACCGTTCCTGTGGAGGTAACACGAAGTCCCCAGTCCCCTGCTTTTAAGTCTGTAGCAA
This window contains:
- a CDS encoding cold shock domain-containing protein — its product is MQGKVKWFNAEKGYGFIETSDGGDVFVHFSAIQTEGFKTLEEGQDVEFDIVEGARGPQAANVTKL